From the Anopheles merus strain MAF chromosome 2L, AmerM5.1, whole genome shotgun sequence genome, the window CCGTCTCACGGATAAGCTCAATACTTGTGGAGGTACAATAACTCAATAATCTCGAACAGTGTGCGTCCCCGTCGGGAAGGAGTATCCCCGAGGTGTCGAATGTACAGGAGAAAGTGTCTTAAACTTAAAAGTCGGCATTGCGTTTAGCTCTTACTTGCTAGAGTCGTGTTTTTATCTAATAGGAATGAGAAGAAGTATGAAACAGAAGGATAGAGTCAGCCATATTGCACATCAGACAGAGGACCCTGCTCTCAGTGCACAGCGGCCGCCATTGCTCGATCCGCACCCTGTGCCACTGTTAGATGCGCAGGTTTCCGTATGTTCTTGAAGAACACCGAATGCGTCTCGACACTTTCCGCACCCGATTCGGAGATATCGTCCAAGTGCGAGTCAAGATCGTCCTCGTCTGAGATGCAGGAGGCATCATCACTACCATCGAACTTCTCATCATCGGACGAGTACACCCGTACACTGATCGCGTCGGAGGTGTTGAAGAACACACCGTTCGGTGGCATCTGATGTCTGCCGTGCGATGGACCCGGTTCCATCTCCCCTCTTGTGCTCATGGCCACCGTCCGTGCGATCGTAGTCAACGAGGAAGAGGGTGAGCTAGAGGAAGGTGGCGATGGAGGTGGTGGCGGAGGTTTGCTTTGGGGCTTCTCGATCACCTTGACCGCACTGCCCGGCTTCTTCGTGGGAATGGTTgcagttggtggtggtggaggtggaggaTTCGGTGGAGGCAGGGGAGGCGGTGGTGATCGTGGGCGAGCGATCGATTTGTCGTTCGATCTGGAACCGGCCCCAGAAGAACCACCGGTCGATGAGCCGCTCCGATTGGTGCCGGTTGCATCTGGTGTTCCTGCGACGCCTCTTTCGTTCGCTTCCTGCTGCTGTAGGGCACAGATTTCGTACTTGTTCTCCTCCAGGATCGTTCCATCCGGACCTGCAGCAGCCGAACCGTCCGGTGACTGGGAGCTAAAGTTGAACCGCTCGTAGAGCTTCTTTTTGCCGTTCAGCTTTGATTCACTCGAATCGGCACTCATGTAGCCGCTGTCCTGCTCCTTTGTGCTCGATCGCGAGTTACTCCGCACGATCGTGATGTTCGGGCGCGAAGTGGATGGCTTTTCACCGTCTTCTGGTGATGGTGCACCCTGCTGTCGCTTccggtgatggtgatgatgatggtgacgcaacatctgctgctgctgatagtGTGATCCATACGCACCACTACCAGACGATTCATCAATCAGTGAAGAAATGCCCTCATCCTTCTCGAGAATGTCGGACGAATCGGATGTCTTTTCTAGGTCCTGATCCCCTCCGGACTTCCCATTGAACTTCGCTGTCGCTATTCCGATAAACTTCTTCCAGGCATTCTTCAAATCCTTGGACTTTTTGACGCGATCTCTCAGCCCCATTGCGATCTGCATTCCGTTGGAGGACTGGTTCAACTCGACGCGAAACACCTTCGTGGTGGTGGGTGACGCTGATCCAGTGCTTCCAAGCGGCATCGGTGCACTGATGTCATAGATGGAGGGTTTCTCATCTTCACCGTCTTTCGGATTGATCGACGGGCTGCTCCGATTGATCGGGAAGCTATAGTTGGAGAGCGTTTTCGTGGATAGGACCTCGATCTTGTCAATGTCCTCGATGAACTTCGCCTTGCTCATCActtgctggtgttgctgctgctgggcctgGCGTGTGCGCAGATCGTAGATCTTGCTGTCGACCTGCTGCAAGAAGTTCTTGCTGTTCTTCTCCCCAAGCGTCATGTAGCTCTCCAGTATGCCACTCAGCTCCGACTCCGGTTGCTTCTCGTCGATTCGTGCGTACTCCGACTTTTCGCTAATATACAGCGACTGATCGGTCGGGTTCTTGTGCACGTGACTGTACGGTGGTAGCTTGCCCGGGGAGTTACGGCTCTTACCCCCACTGCCACTACTATTGCTCGCCCCAGACGCCGTCCGATCGTTGTCCGAAATGCCCGTCAACTGTGTGGAGTCACTCTCCGCCGTCAGACTATTGATCGACTCGTAGTTTTCGCTGGCAGTGCAGAAGTTAGGCTTCGGTGCCGGACCAGTCGGTGGGTTCGATAGCTTTTCGCTGTTACTCCAGCAGCCCAGACTCTTCGGCGCACCGCCATAATCGTCCACCTTCTTCAGCTGCAGCCGCGGATGATCGTACAGAGCGGTTTGGCGAGACCCAACTCCAACTCCACCACTCTCCGGTGGGATCAGATCCGGCGGTACCTGTTTCGGTGCCGGTATGATCGCTTCACCTACGTTCGTACGCTGGCGGCGTGAATGTCGTGTTTCGAGCGTCAGCAACTTCCCCGACTTTACGTCCAATTCGGCCAGATTGGTCAGCGAGCTTCGTACGGGCGCACCACCAGCCCCTGCGACGGCTTTCGGGTTCTTGGATTCGTAAATCTCGCGCAAGCTGCCGAAGCTCGTCTCGTGCTTGAAAGACCCAGTGGACTTCAGCACAAAGTGACTGTTCAGATCGGCCGGCAGGGAGGTTAGGTTTGACGCTTCGACAACTCCTCCACTCCGACCCCGCTCACTCTCCCACACGTTGCTGCGATGCCGACTCACAGCCGCCGTCGACCCGTGCTTCTTCGGCTTGCGGTCGAGCGTGTCCGGCTCGAACTGGTCGCTGTCCGTCGCGGATAGGTCGCAATCGTCCGGACTGTGCTCCACCTCGATCGTGATGCTGCCCTGAAACGGCGTGTCGCACTTGATCTTCGGTATCTTTTTCTTAGCTCTGCCTGTTGCCGGCTGGCCCTCAACAACGCTGGTCTGCGGAACGTCTTCATACTCATCGGACCGGATACTGACGGCTGCGCGTTCCGTCTTGATCGTGTCAGTATCCTTTCTAAAACCCTCCACCCGATCGTATATGGCATTGCGTATCTCGACCTCCTCCTCGAGCGGTAGCGCTGTGCTGAGGGAGGGCGACGGTTGCGACCCAAGATCGCTACTGTTCGTGGTGGAGGTGTGGAAGCTCATCGGCGTCTTGGAGGTGGCCCGCTCCAGGCTGTCCGTTTCGTAGTCCACGATCAGATAGTGGGGCGATTTGCGCGAGTAGATTGGCGAGTCGGGCTGGTACTTGCTGTACGAGTTCTTGCCCGATCGGTTCCCGAGCGTGTTGCACTCCTGGTCCGAGTTTAGAAAGTCGTGAAAGAACTTCTCGTTCCGGTAGCGCTCGTGCCGATCGATGCTGCTGAACCGGCTGTCGGACGAGTCGAGGGCGTAGTCTAGCGACTCGAGCTGTGGGACTGGCAGTCGCTCGGCATGTCGCTCCGACCAGGAGCGGATTTTGCGCTGATCCATCGCCAGCGCTTCGTACACCATGTCCGGCATCTGGTTGATGTTGCGGAGCTTCATCGGTTTGACGTTCGCGTACTGATCCAGCACCTCCTGGCGACGCTTGCTGGTGGAGGCGCCGGCCAGTGAAGGTGGTAGAGCTGGTGTCTGGTGCACTCTGGCTCCTCCATTCGCTGGCGGCTTCTTGCCGTGCgtatggtgatgatgatggtgggctGATTGTGTGTGTACCACCGGCAGCATCTTGTGCGGCATCACCGGTGATGCCTCAAACTGTGGATTGTTGTAGATCTCACTACCAGTAATGCTGTACAGATCGCGCTTATCGTACACCTTGTTGGTGTCCAGGTTAGCGACTGAGTTGTTCGTGTTCTTGATGTACAGCTGTTGGTTGCTCTGCCGGGTCTCCTCGTAGATGAAGCTGCTGTTCTTCATCAGCGCACCGGCACCGTCCTGCATGCTGAACTTGCTCATCTTGCTCACCAGATCCGACTTCAGACTGTGCGACACAATTTTCGGTGCTGAGCTAGTGTCTGAGCGGACCGATTTGCTTGCGGAAGGAATGCGAACGACCGCCGATCGTTCCTTCACACTATTGGCCACGATCGTTTCGTTGTCCGACGTTGACGAACTGTCGCTGTGTAAACTCCCCGTCTTGGATGGGCGATGACCCTTCGGGTGCTTCTTGATGTCCGGTCGAATCGGCAACGAATCATTGGCGGGCGTACGATCATCCAGTGACTTGAGTGACTCCAGCTCCCCTACAAACCCTCCATTTGCAATCCCACCCGCATCGAGCTTCGGTGTTGGCGTTGCTCCATCTACCTCCGACCCATTACCAGCTGCATTGGCGAGCAGGCTCGCCTTGCTGTCGTACAGGTCCGCCTCGGCAATACCATCCCCATGGTTGGACGACACATCCTCCAGCCACTTGCGGATGCTGTTCTGCTTGTCGCCACAGTTCTTACAGTTGCTCGACGGTACCATCACGGGGTCGGCAGCGGCCGCCACCTTCTTCTCGCACCCGGGACACCCCGAGCAGGCACTCTTGCGTGAGCTGTCCTTGCGCGAGCTGATCAAACTGCTCCGCCGGCTGGCCGGGGCTGTCTGGACCGCGGCATACGTTTCCGACCCGGCCGATTGCTGCATCTCCTCCGGGATGATGTTCAGCGAGGGCTGAAACCGTTTCGCCGACATCTTGTACTTGGCGATCGTGATCACCTCGCGGATCTTATTCAGAAACTCGATAGCTGCCGGTGGAGGTGACTGGCAGTGGAATGAAAAAGGATGTAAATTTCGTCAGATTTAATGAACTCATTATGCCATTAGAGTGCAACTACTTACAACTAGAAGATGTGGTTCGAAGTAGGCCGGATTGAAGTACAGCTTCCGGCGCATCGTACCGTTCACGATAGACTTCATGCTTTCGAGCTTTTCTTCGTTGTTCAGCTCTTCGACAATGGATACATTTTCCTCTGGTAGACACTCCGTATCCTGGCCACCGGCGTTCAGTGGAtcctgctggtgttgctgctggtgctgctgaaggtgatggtgatgatgaagTAACAGAGCGGACTGCTGggacagctgctgctgctgctgctgaaggcgAAGTTCGCCATCCATTTCGGTACGCCCTGAGAAGTTTTTTGGCTGATGTTTGCCGGTTTGCATCTGAAACGGAAGGTTTACCTCATTCCTGTGCGCTCTACGGCATCCCTTGCTACTGTAACCTACCTGCTTCTCAACGTCGGTCGTTATATCATCCTCAAACTCCGACACCGAATTGGAATTGTCACTGATGAAGCCCGAATTGTCGCTCAGGTTCGGGAAGTGTTTCAGCAGCGGGTTGTTCTTCACAATGCCCATCTCCTCCGCGTGCAGACCAACGTTCGCGAGGCCCCGGTGCGGTCCAACCGCTGGCCCTCCGCCCTGTCGCTGGCTACCGCCGAGCGCGTTACGCCCAATAAAGCTGGCCCGTGCCTGTCCACCGAACGGGCTGACGGCGGCCGCGCCCATACCGACCCCGAACGTGACCTGATCGTTCTGCTGGTAGGTGGAGTAGTCATTCTTCAGCCCGCTGCCATCATCGTTCGTGCCCGATCGGGTCTTACGCTTCTTCATGTGGATGTAGAGAAACACTGACGCGATGTAGATTAGCCCCAGACACAGACTGCAGACCGCGATCACGATGTACTCCTTGGTGGAGAGTCCGGACTGTTGCTCGATGTGTGTCTCGGATGCGAACGATACCTCCGTAACGTCTGTAAGGGTAGATGAGATGGAAGAAAATGGTTATACACGCAAGGAGGCGAACAAAAACTGGATTAACTGATGATGATTAAAACTGTTATACGAGTACTATGTAACTGTTATACGCctcttttttgtctttttgtgTTGTACACTCGAAcatacagcaacaaaacacaaaactataACTGTTATACAGTATATATAAATCTGTTATACAAGTCTATTTGGTCGATTTTGACAATTTTTGTATGTATTTTCTATTAGAAAGTAAAGGTAAAGATTGTGTAACTGACTTTACACTGTTCAATGAGgcattttcgtttttttagattttaattgatttctcTGTTACAAAATCCGGTATCATCCACCGACCCAACCAATTCCCTTACCATCAAAGGGGAAAAGTCACTTGATTTAAATTCCCATCAAATCACAATGCTCACTCAACCAGCACCTTATGTCACCATCGAGTCGAGCGAGCTTATCACAAAAAGCCCATAAAATGATACATTCCATCGCCTCCGAAAAACCACACCAACTCCCAAAATTGTTTTCCACTCATTAAATCCTAATCATCCTCGGTAGCTCGGTAGTGTGCGGCTCGGAAGCAAACTCATTAAAAAGCCCTTTCCTAGCACCCTCGAAAAAGTGCACCGGAAGTGTGATTGAGGTGAAAGCCTCAATGGTTACGCACTGGAAGCTATCGTCGCGTTCCCTTTATAGTCGCTCCATTGGCAAACATTCCGTCACACCGATTTTCACTCGATGCATTGCGGATAAGTGTATACATTATGGGCGCTGCAGCCCGCCTCAAAACAGTGCTGAAGTGTTGATAAATTGTGTTTCATTGGGGCCCGACCATCGGTTCAGAGAAGAAAAGCACACTCTACTTCTTGCTCTACACCCGGGAGTCAACGCATTGCATCACCGGCTGGCCGACAATAGGTGCGCATTGCAGACCACGTGCAGACCACCATCGATTATTTCACTacaccgctgctgctgataaCGTTATCGTCGCTGTGCTGCTGGCGGGCTGTCTGTTGGGGAAAAAGTGAAAGCTTTCAGCGAAACTGCCCACCCGGGGGTTGAGTAATAATATTCATAATTGTGTGATAATACTCGAACTCGActgccagcagcaccagagtGTGTATGCGTTTTCCATCCGGTCCATGGGTGCAAGTGAAAAACAGCTTTTCACCCCTTCCAGATGCGAAAAGGTGTCTGTGCGGTGTCGTCTTGGGAAACATCCCTTTCTATTGCGATCGTAGCGTTGACCACAACGCCGTCGCCCTAAGCTACCCGATCTCAAATGACAGTAAAATGGCAGTGCGGACAGTGTTTAAAATCAACCTGAAAAACTCGACTGACATGAGATCGGTCGGACTGGGACCTGGGAGAACAATTTAAAGGTGCGTGATTTACGATCGCGAATCGGTACCGGTACTCATCACACCCTACCTGAGCTGGTGGTGATAATGTCTAACACAGCATGAACGTtgtggaaggaaggaagcgcAACAGTTGAGTGGCGGTGTCGTTCACACAATTAGCATAAGCTGTGATTTACAAGCGGGAAACCTCTCGTTGGCAGTGCAGGCTTCTTCGAGTACGGTCGGGAGGTGTTCCCGCCAGCCGCTCAGGAACGGGCGGCATCGTTACCGGGCTTGAATTATGACATTGGCGCGACCCCTTCGCTTTACTTCACGTGTATCGTTTTCTATGCTCTCAGGTCAGCAAGTTTACAGCAGACAGTAAAATGGTAAAGAAAATACACGCTATGACACACCTGACGAACCgtagtttcattttcatttcattttccccCTCGGGTTGCTCcaaatgaaagtgaaatttcTTCACCAGCAACATAAATATGCTCGAATTGCGGGTGAAGCGGGCTCGCATTCGGAAATAAGCTTTTCCTCTCCATCGCACCCCGTGCAAAGAAGCTGAGGTGGGGGATGgttatatttgttttgtttgttcggtCATCGTTGTTTTCAAAGCTGGCCACCTTTTCCACCCACCAATTCCGAAAAAGAGGAGGAAACAATCAGACAAAATTTCTGCACAGGTGGAAATGAGGAGTGGAAATGCATGATTGCATCATGGTGgaggagcagcagcgcaacagtgagctttttggcggcatcatcatcttccGTTTTGTAattggttgctgctgctgctgtttccgGTGTGGCACAAAAGCACAATATTATGCAAGATTGGTACACACGCGTGCGCAGGCTCTTCTCAATGAAGAAAATGCCTAGCAGAGataataaacatttttgtgaCTTTCATCTTAATCGATCCAGACAAGAATTGAACGTGATTCCTGTCGTTCGCAAGTGTAATTGCTTAGCATGATACTATGGGACACTTCAAGTTGTTGCATGTTAATAGTGATACTGGTAATGTGTCAATGCTGTTTAGTAAAATATGTTTCTTCTCCTTATTTATAGTATGAACTGAATAGTTGTTTCAATACATCAAATTTAGACAGTTTTCTATATTATaagttttaattttcttctgttttcgTTTCAGTTAAAATACTTTCCTTCCACTCAACGCAATCATAAGCGCTCAATATCCATTCAACCCAAAACAGCTCGAGCTTTCAATGTGCAAAAAACGCGCCCAACCCAGCGGTATCTTAGTCCGCCCCATTATAACCTCATTTCCCGGCCCTAATAGCTAAAAATCGCTGCTTTACGGCCCGATTCTGCTAAACGACTGCCCCGACGTTCGCCATCCCCATGGAAAGAAAAAACGGAAATAGTTATGAAATCGCCTCAAATCAACGCAACGGGGTTGATACGGGGTTGTCAAATTTGCACATCACTAAAATCCTAAACACCCTCCCCTcgaacacaacaacaatcccAGCAGTCTAATAAACGGGCGGAAAACAGTGTTTAGCTTGGGTGTTTTCGCCCACTTACAAGCGAAAAACACAAGCTCGTATTACCCGACCCGAGAACAACttcgaacgaaacaaacaacagcaacagcttgCTTCCCAAGCGATCGTTACGAAATGGACGCGCGCCGTTGGGTTCTTGCCGTTTTGCGGTAATAATATTCCAATTCCGTTTTCGTCAATAAACGAATAAATGTTGGGGCAGTATAAATAAGAAAAGGCCTGGTATACAATGGGCTTAAATCAAGGCCATAAAGATAGCGTGCGTGGCCTCCAAGGCAGATCGGGCGTACCAGGGAAGCCTAAGAAGAGTTCCGAGTCCGATTTGTTGGGTTGGTAGTGGTTTCAAATTTGTACCAAGACACGccggaaaaaaaaaatgcaaatgcagCTTTATGCTCCCGCATTGTGCTCCACATTAGACCGGTTGCATCACTCGTATCGAAGGAACATTGTAGTAAATGGACGCTTTCTTTCACTGCCCCTGCTGCCAGCGGGTTGGGCCTGAATGTTGCTCATCAAATATTATTAATTAAGACACAACCGGATTCATGGTTGGCCGTTACATCGATTTCTACCCATTTTAAAGCTGCTGCAGACGCTTAACTGGCAAGAATCTCGCGAACGTGAACGTGAAGCTACCAGACCAGACTGTTGACTTACGCATAATTGGCCGTTATCTGCTGGAGGCTGCCAGGACCCCGTCTGATGGTGGACGAATTTACAACACTTTCAACACAACCAGCCCATCAATGTTGGGATCGGGTGGAACGGTCGTAAACAATCCCAGACCTGTGTCTGTTCGGCTCCCCCTTTTCTTGGCCCTTTATCGCTTGTACGGTGTGTTCTAAAATGTACCCTCCTGTTTGATCTAAATTCTCGATAAAGCCCGCGGTGATGCGAAGGAATTTATAACACCTCCACGCTGAGCAGCCCGCTGAGCAGCCCGAATCCGCTCGAACCAGTTCAATACATAAATACATTTACGACCCGGCGTGATGTAGCGCGTCCTAATGACCGATCACCATAGACCACTGGAGTAGCGAGCTAAGGCTACGGTGGAACCCATGTTTGCGCCAATCGGATCGGA encodes:
- the LOC121592108 gene encoding uncharacterized protein LOC121592108, which translates into the protein MITGRSANHATTSTASSERLLTMARLRQWQRRVLAPARYAEGSRYRHPAHGRDGHPVGRDNYTALPTRTTGRQSHLQRALVLLSLLTCWTGGGFVEAAATPIKSPLPGYGRGAPMFKRMGGLTESGRISNLTRLHSGDLFYTFESEKCDTDTCVGLSSGTAELSIGGDRTGAGPTGPHRLPGSTDHIKEIDMSSDAGIECKCQCLPHLSTYREDLGICVDDIRECTLAPFISGSSSEKIPFVFLPHRGQIVHPSREIGFPGVKMPMCAVSAAQYLTTNGWAELRNPIDTDVPFRLFRDEGRIYLQWLGEPELRQRMQGRLVLVHLMCRDMTPRLLLEESRAALHQDDMQMPNQNIFTPCIAFRVVGTPIKYVTNVTEVSFASETHIEQQSGLSTKEYIVIAVCSLCLGLIYIASVFLYIHMKKRKTRSGTNDDGSGLKNDYSTYQQNDQVTFGVGMGAAAVSPFGGQARASFIGRNALGGSQRQGGGPAVGPHRGLANVGLHAEEMGIVKNNPLLKHFPNLSDNSGFISDNSNSVSEFEDDITTDVEKQMQTGKHQPKNFSGRTEMDGELRLQQQQQQLSQQSALLLHHHHHLQQHQQQHQQDPLNAGGQDTECLPEENVSIVEELNNEEKLESMKSIVNGTMRRKLYFNPAYFEPHLLVSPPPAAIEFLNKIREVITIAKYKMSAKRFQPSLNIIPEEMQQSAGSETYAAVQTAPASRRSSLISSRKDSSRKSACSGCPGCEKKVAAAADPVMVPSSNCKNCGDKQNSIRKWLEDVSSNHGDGIAEADLYDSKASLLANAAGNGSEVDGATPTPKLDAGGIANGGFVGELESLKSLDDRTPANDSLPIRPDIKKHPKGHRPSKTGSLHSDSSSTSDNETIVANSVKERSAVVRIPSASKSVRSDTSSAPKIVSHSLKSDLVSKMSKFSMQDGAGALMKNSSFIYEETRQSNQQLYIKNTNNSVANLDTNKVYDKRDLYSITGSEIYNNPQFEASPVMPHKMLPVVHTQSAHHHHHHTHGKKPPANGGARVHQTPALPPSLAGASTSKRRQEVLDQYANVKPMKLRNINQMPDMVYEALAMDQRKIRSWSERHAERLPVPQLESLDYALDSSDSRFSSIDRHERYRNEKFFHDFLNSDQECNTLGNRSGKNSYSKYQPDSPIYSRKSPHYLIVDYETDSLERATSKTPMSFHTSTTNSSDLGSQPSPSLSTALPLEEEVEIRNAIYDRVEGFRKDTDTIKTERAAVSIRSDEYEDVPQTSVVEGQPATGRAKKKIPKIKCDTPFQGSITIEVEHSPDDCDLSATDSDQFEPDTLDRKPKKHGSTAAVSRHRSNVWESERGRSGGVVEASNLTSLPADLNSHFVLKSTGSFKHETSFGSLREIYESKNPKAVAGAGGAPVRSSLTNLAELDVKSGKLLTLETRHSRRQRTNVGEAIIPAPKQVPPDLIPPESGGVGVGSRQTALYDHPRLQLKKVDDYGGAPKSLGCWSNSEKLSNPPTGPAPKPNFCTASENYESINSLTAESDSTQLTGISDNDRTASGASNSSGSGGKSRNSPGKLPPYSHVHKNPTDQSLYISEKSEYARIDEKQPESELSGILESYMTLGEKNSKNFLQQVDSKIYDLRTRQAQQQQHQQVMSKAKFIEDIDKIEVLSTKTLSNYSFPINRSSPSINPKDGEDEKPSIYDISAPMPLGSTGSASPTTTKVFRVELNQSSNGMQIAMGLRDRVKKSKDLKNAWKKFIGIATAKFNGKSGGDQDLEKTSDSSDILEKDEGISSLIDESSGSGAYGSHYQQQQMLRHHHHHHHRKRQQGAPSPEDGEKPSTSRPNITIVRSNSRSSTKEQDSGYMSADSSESKLNGKKKLYERFNFSSQSPDGSAAAGPDGTILEENKYEICALQQQEANERGVAGTPDATGTNRSGSSTGGSSGAGSRSNDKSIARPRSPPPPLPPPNPPPPPPPTATIPTKKPGSAVKVIEKPQSKPPPPPPSPPSSSSPSSSLTTIARTVAMSTRGEMEPGPSHGRHQMPPNGVFFNTSDAISVRVYSSDDEKFDGSDDASCISDEDDLDSHLDDISESGAESVETHSVFFKNIRKPAHLTVAQGADRAMAAAVH